From Aerosticca soli, a single genomic window includes:
- a CDS encoding haloacid dehalogenase-like hydrolase → MELMAGADLPGACAMPRVVVFDFDGVLHRGDAFVLFVRERYRRAPWRLAGLLLCLPWLVPLLLVARPRAIRALIHIGLWGMRPARYLAAVDAFAMRRARQPGSFIREGLRTLRRHQCAGARVIVATGCETTLAKRLLEELGLPDVEVIGSELRAGWFGMRAHYHNYGPRKAQALARAGLAGWHVAYTDAAEDLPLLRSAAECAVLVNPAPKTRRRLERALGTRLRVVHWA, encoded by the coding sequence ATGGAACTGATGGCCGGCGCGGACCTGCCGGGTGCCTGCGCCATGCCACGCGTGGTGGTCTTCGATTTCGACGGCGTACTCCATCGCGGCGACGCCTTCGTTCTGTTCGTGCGCGAGCGTTACCGGCGCGCGCCCTGGCGGCTGGCGGGCCTGCTGCTGTGCCTGCCGTGGCTCGTGCCGTTGCTGCTCGTCGCCCGACCACGGGCGATCCGCGCGCTCATCCATATCGGCCTCTGGGGCATGCGTCCGGCACGCTACCTGGCGGCAGTGGACGCTTTCGCGATGCGTCGCGCCCGTCAGCCGGGCAGCTTCATCCGCGAGGGGCTGCGCACCCTGCGCCGGCACCAATGCGCCGGGGCGCGGGTGATCGTCGCCACCGGCTGCGAGACCACCCTTGCCAAGCGCCTGCTGGAGGAGCTCGGCCTGCCGGACGTCGAAGTGATCGGCTCGGAACTGCGTGCCGGCTGGTTCGGCATGCGCGCGCACTATCACAACTATGGGCCGCGCAAGGCCCAGGCGCTGGCCCGTGCGGGCCTTGCCGGGTGGCACGTGGCCTACACCGATGCGGCGGAGGATCTGCCGCTGCTGCGGTCGGCCGCCGAGTGCGCCGTGCTGGTCAACCCCGCCCCCAAGACCCGCCGG
- the trpC gene encoding indole-3-glycerol phosphate synthase TrpC has protein sequence MPDILQRILARKREELDERSARLPLAELAARAKDLPPTRGFAAAIEAKVGAGDSAVIAEVKKASPSKGVIRSEFDPAAIARSYAQAGAACLSVLTDKDFFQGSEEFLRQAREACALPVLRKDFVIDPYQLYEARAIGADAVLLIVAALGDAALEELAGLAAELGLDVLCEVHDAEELERAQALPVSLIGVNNRDLRTFKTSLDTSIELQALVDYDRILVAESGIHTPEDVARLREAGIHAFLVGEAFMRAADPGQALRRLFDDA, from the coding sequence ATGCCCGACATCCTGCAACGCATCCTCGCCCGCAAGCGTGAGGAACTCGACGAGCGCAGCGCCCGGCTGCCGCTCGCCGAACTCGCCGCGCGCGCGAAAGATCTGCCGCCCACCCGCGGGTTCGCCGCCGCGATCGAGGCCAAGGTGGGCGCCGGCGACAGCGCGGTGATCGCCGAGGTCAAGAAGGCCAGTCCCAGCAAGGGCGTGATCCGCAGCGAGTTCGACCCGGCCGCGATCGCGCGCAGCTATGCGCAGGCCGGTGCGGCCTGCCTGTCGGTGTTGACCGACAAGGATTTCTTCCAGGGCAGCGAGGAGTTCCTGCGCCAGGCCCGCGAGGCGTGTGCCTTGCCAGTGCTGCGCAAGGATTTCGTCATCGATCCCTACCAGCTGTACGAAGCGCGCGCGATCGGTGCCGATGCCGTCCTGCTGATCGTCGCCGCGCTCGGCGATGCGGCGCTGGAGGAGCTCGCCGGACTGGCCGCGGAACTTGGCCTCGACGTGCTGTGCGAGGTGCACGACGCCGAGGAGCTCGAGCGCGCGCAGGCGCTGCCGGTGTCGCTGATCGGCGTCAACAACCGCGATCTGCGCACCTTCAAGACCTCGCTCGACACTTCCATCGAGCTGCAGGCGCTGGTCGATTACGATCGCATCCTGGTCGCCGAGTCGGGCATTCACACGCCCGAGGACGTGGCGCGGCTGCGCGAGGCGGGCATCCACGCCTTCCTGGTCGGCGAGGCGTTCATGCGTGCCGCCGATCCCGGCCAGGCCCTGCGCCGACTGTTCGACGACGCCTGA
- the trpD gene encoding anthranilate phosphoribosyltransferase: protein MSGREITITPQEALQRTIEHREIFHDEMIALMRQIMRGEVSPVMTAAILTGLRVKKETVGEITGAARVMRELAAKVPVARAFAAAGVPADGMKHLVDIVGTGGDGASSFNISTAAMFVAAAAGARVAKHGGRSVSSKSGSADVLESLGAAIELAPAQVAQCLAETGIGFMYAPNHHPAMKVVAPVRRELGVRTLFNILGPLTNPAGAPNILLGVFHPDLVGIQVRVLQQLGAERALVVWGRDGIDEISLGAATLVGELRDGEVREYEIEPEDFGLAMASSRNLRVADVASSKAMLLEALDGRPGVPFDIVCLNAGAALYVAGVAASIEEGIARARAAILSGAARARMAAFVAATRRLADAGG, encoded by the coding sequence ATGAGCGGGCGCGAGATCACCATCACGCCGCAGGAAGCCCTGCAGCGCACGATCGAGCATCGCGAGATCTTCCACGACGAGATGATCGCGCTGATGCGCCAGATCATGCGCGGCGAGGTGAGCCCGGTGATGACCGCGGCGATCCTCACCGGCCTGCGGGTGAAGAAGGAAACGGTGGGCGAAATCACCGGCGCGGCGCGGGTGATGCGCGAGCTGGCGGCGAAGGTGCCGGTCGCCCGCGCATTTGCCGCCGCCGGCGTTCCCGCCGACGGCATGAAGCACCTGGTCGACATCGTCGGCACCGGCGGTGACGGCGCGTCGAGCTTCAACATCTCCACCGCGGCGATGTTCGTCGCCGCCGCGGCCGGGGCGCGCGTGGCCAAGCACGGCGGGCGCAGCGTGTCGTCGAAATCCGGCAGCGCCGACGTGCTGGAATCGCTCGGCGCGGCGATCGAGCTCGCCCCCGCGCAGGTCGCGCAATGCCTGGCCGAGACCGGCATCGGCTTCATGTACGCGCCCAATCACCATCCGGCGATGAAGGTCGTCGCGCCGGTACGCCGCGAGCTCGGCGTGCGCACGCTGTTCAACATCCTCGGGCCGCTGACCAACCCGGCCGGCGCGCCGAACATCCTGCTCGGCGTGTTCCATCCCGACCTGGTCGGCATCCAGGTGCGCGTGCTGCAGCAGCTCGGCGCCGAGCGCGCGCTGGTGGTGTGGGGGCGCGACGGCATCGACGAGATTTCGCTCGGCGCGGCGACCCTGGTCGGCGAACTTCGCGACGGCGAGGTGCGCGAGTACGAGATCGAGCCGGAGGATTTCGGCCTCGCCATGGCTTCCAGCCGCAACCTGCGCGTGGCCGACGTCGCCTCGTCCAAGGCGATGCTGCTGGAGGCGCTCGACGGCCGGCCCGGCGTGCCGTTCGACATCGTCTGCCTGAACGCCGGCGCGGCGTTGTACGTGGCCGGCGTGGCCGCCAGCATCGAGGAAGGCATCGCGCGGGCCCGGGCGGCGATCTTGAGCGGCGCGGCGCGTGCCCGCATGGCAGCCTTCGTCGCCGCCACCCGCCGCCTGGCGGATGCGGGCGGTTGA
- a CDS encoding anthranilate synthase component II gives MLLMIDNYDSFTFNLVQYLGELGQEVQVVRNDALDVAGIRALAPSHIMISPGPGTPDDAGVSLAVLRELAGEVPIFGVCLGHQAIGQAFGGRVVRAKQIMHGKTSPIRHRGQGVFAGLPDPFEATRYHSLVVEQATLPDCLEVTAWTEHADGSIDEIMGLKHRTLPVEGVQFHPESILTRHGHDLLANFLGLPRRKLAA, from the coding sequence ATGCTCCTGATGATCGACAACTACGACAGCTTCACCTTCAACCTCGTGCAGTACCTGGGCGAGCTCGGGCAGGAGGTGCAGGTGGTGCGCAACGATGCGCTGGACGTGGCCGGCATCCGCGCGCTCGCGCCTTCGCACATCATGATCTCGCCGGGGCCGGGCACGCCGGATGATGCCGGCGTGTCGCTCGCCGTGTTGCGCGAGCTGGCTGGCGAGGTGCCGATCTTCGGCGTGTGCCTGGGCCATCAGGCGATCGGCCAGGCCTTCGGCGGCAGGGTGGTGCGCGCCAAGCAGATCATGCACGGCAAGACCTCGCCGATCCGCCATCGCGGGCAGGGCGTGTTCGCCGGGCTGCCTGATCCGTTCGAGGCCACGCGCTACCACTCGCTGGTGGTCGAGCAGGCCACGCTGCCGGATTGCCTGGAAGTGACCGCATGGACGGAACATGCCGACGGCTCGATCGACGAGATCATGGGCCTCAAGCACCGGACGCTGCCGGTCGAGGGCGTGCAGTTCCATCCCGAATCGATCCTGACCCGGCACGGCCACGACCTGCTGGCCAATTTTCTCGGCCTGCCGCGGCGCAAGCTCGCCGCATGA
- a CDS encoding dicarboxylate/amino acid:cation symporter — MNATARVLTGLAAGALAGLLLAATAPAFASRAAAVVQPFGRLWLEALQMPVVPLVLALVVVGVNTAADAAASGRIARRALVVFLALLAFGAALAALLAPLLFGLFPPQPALADVLRHAAPATVPAAPVGWADALLAVIPTNPLNAAAQGAMLPLVVFALFMGFAVTRLEPARRQGLVEFFQALAAAMTVIVRWVLAVAPLGVFALMFALGARAGAGMLGALGLYVLVESLIYLLAGLAMLPIAVYGGRLGWRRFVSAAAPAQAVAASTQSSLAALPAMLEGAGRLGLPGQVGALVLPMAVSLLRLTSPVQYLTSAAFIAWALGVPLAPGTLVAGAALAVVISLGSIGLPGQVTFIATNLPVAQAMGVPTAPLGLMLAVDALPDVLATVGNVTADLAAAALVARRSAPDAEAVPAARYHADNV, encoded by the coding sequence ATGAACGCCACCGCTCGCGTATTGACCGGCCTGGCTGCCGGCGCGCTCGCCGGACTCTTGCTTGCGGCGACCGCGCCCGCCTTCGCGTCGCGCGCCGCCGCCGTGGTGCAGCCGTTTGGGCGGCTGTGGCTGGAAGCCTTGCAGATGCCGGTGGTGCCGCTGGTGCTGGCGCTGGTCGTGGTGGGCGTCAATACCGCCGCCGACGCGGCCGCCTCCGGACGCATCGCACGCCGGGCGCTGGTCGTGTTCCTTGCCCTCCTGGCCTTCGGTGCCGCGCTGGCGGCGCTGCTCGCTCCGCTGCTGTTCGGGCTGTTTCCGCCGCAGCCCGCATTGGCCGACGTGCTGCGTCATGCCGCGCCCGCCACCGTGCCGGCGGCGCCGGTCGGCTGGGCCGATGCCCTGCTCGCCGTGATACCGACCAATCCACTGAACGCCGCCGCCCAGGGGGCGATGTTGCCGCTGGTGGTCTTCGCGCTGTTCATGGGGTTTGCCGTCACCCGGCTGGAGCCGGCGCGGCGGCAGGGCTTGGTCGAGTTTTTCCAGGCGCTGGCGGCGGCGATGACGGTGATCGTGCGCTGGGTGCTCGCCGTCGCGCCGCTTGGCGTATTCGCGCTGATGTTCGCGCTCGGTGCGCGCGCCGGAGCCGGCATGCTGGGTGCGCTCGGCCTGTATGTGCTGGTCGAGAGCCTGATCTACCTGCTGGCCGGCCTGGCCATGCTGCCGATCGCGGTCTATGGCGGCCGACTGGGCTGGCGGCGCTTCGTCTCCGCCGCCGCGCCGGCGCAGGCGGTGGCGGCCAGCACGCAATCCTCGCTAGCCGCGCTGCCGGCCATGCTGGAAGGCGCCGGCCGTCTCGGGCTGCCGGGTCAGGTCGGGGCGCTGGTGTTGCCGATGGCGGTCTCGCTGCTGCGCCTGACCAGTCCGGTGCAATACCTGACCAGCGCCGCTTTCATCGCCTGGGCACTGGGCGTGCCGCTGGCCCCGGGGACGCTGGTGGCCGGGGCCGCGCTGGCGGTGGTGATCAGCCTGGGGTCGATCGGCCTGCCGGGCCAGGTCACCTTCATCGCCACCAACCTGCCGGTGGCGCAGGCCATGGGCGTGCCCACCGCGCCCCTGGGCCTGATGCTGGCGGTGGACGCGCTGCCGGACGTGCTCGCCACCGTCGGCAATGTCACCGCCGATCTGGCCGCCGCCGCCCTGGTGGCGCGTCGCTCCGCGCCCGATGCTGAGGCCGTGCCGGCCGCTCGCTATCATGCCGACAACGTGTGA
- a CDS encoding SH3 domain-containing protein, translating into MAWHRPRGDLVRILSFAFCLACALCARLVAHDAPPAAPSPSAAAIGVDDAMLAPAFWIAQVRDPDRVLLAPTEIAALNARILRDDPSMHDLRALPAMLSASQVRGWIQARSARPTRTLYDAQGRPVPAATLDALHDALALAAIAAETPTRYGLIVRRAALRTFPTELRVFSRPGDADIDRFQETAEYPGTPVVIAHASRDGPWLFVVSPRYAAWTRRENVAAGSAAQVFGYLDQPYRVVTGAKARTVYTPERPELSQLELDMGTRVPRLVDWPSGQPVNGQGAEAAYVLQLPYRQADGTLAFAPALLPKVADSADAQLPLTPANLIRQAFKFLGERYGWGNDYDGRDCSGFVADVYRSMGVELPRNTGDQAASPALAHRAFTAADDHAARMRAIAALRTGDLVYIPGHVMMVLGWYRGAPYVIHDTAGIVYRDGAALRARKLNAVAVTPLLPLSFADGSAYVDRITSIVHIGH; encoded by the coding sequence ATGGCGTGGCATCGGCCCCGCGGAGATCTCGTGCGCATTCTGTCCTTTGCATTCTGCCTCGCCTGCGCGCTGTGTGCCCGTCTGGTCGCGCACGATGCGCCGCCGGCCGCGCCGTCGCCTTCCGCGGCGGCGATCGGCGTCGACGATGCCATGCTCGCGCCGGCGTTCTGGATCGCCCAGGTTCGCGACCCGGACCGCGTGCTGCTCGCGCCGACGGAGATCGCCGCGCTGAATGCGCGGATCCTGCGCGACGATCCCTCCATGCACGACCTGCGCGCGTTGCCGGCCATGCTGAGCGCGTCGCAGGTGCGTGGCTGGATCCAGGCGCGCTCGGCGCGCCCGACGCGCACGCTCTACGACGCGCAGGGCCGCCCCGTGCCGGCGGCGACGCTCGATGCCCTGCACGATGCGCTGGCGCTGGCTGCGATCGCAGCGGAAACGCCGACGCGCTATGGCCTCATCGTGCGCCGCGCCGCGCTGCGCACCTTTCCCACCGAGCTGCGCGTGTTCAGCCGGCCGGGCGACGCCGACATCGACCGCTTCCAGGAAACCGCCGAATATCCGGGCACGCCGGTCGTCATCGCGCACGCTAGCCGCGACGGGCCATGGCTGTTCGTGGTGAGTCCGCGCTATGCCGCCTGGACGCGCCGCGAGAACGTCGCCGCAGGCAGCGCCGCGCAGGTGTTCGGCTATCTCGATCAGCCTTATCGCGTGGTCACCGGCGCGAAGGCACGCACCGTGTACACGCCCGAGCGGCCGGAACTGTCGCAGCTCGAACTGGACATGGGCACGCGCGTGCCGCGCCTCGTCGATTGGCCGTCCGGACAACCGGTGAACGGGCAGGGCGCGGAGGCCGCCTACGTGTTGCAGCTGCCGTATCGGCAGGCCGACGGCACGCTCGCCTTCGCGCCGGCCTTGCTGCCGAAGGTCGCCGACAGCGCGGACGCCCAGCTGCCGCTCACGCCGGCGAACCTGATCCGCCAGGCGTTCAAGTTCCTGGGCGAGCGCTACGGCTGGGGCAACGACTACGACGGCCGCGACTGCTCGGGTTTCGTCGCCGACGTCTACCGCAGCATGGGCGTGGAACTGCCGCGCAACACCGGCGATCAGGCCGCGAGCCCGGCGCTCGCGCATCGCGCCTTCACCGCCGCCGACGATCATGCCGCGCGCATGCGGGCCATCGCCGCGTTGCGCACCGGCGATCTCGTCTACATCCCCGGCCACGTGATGATGGTGCTCGGCTGGTATCGCGGCGCGCCCTACGTGATCCACGACACCGCCGGCATCGTCTATCGCGACGGCGCGGCGCTGCGCGCGCGCAAGCTCAACGCGGTGGCGGTGACGCCGTTGTTGCCGCTCTCGTTCGCGGACGGCAGCGCTTACGTCGACCGCATCACCAGCATCGTGCACATCGGCCATTGA
- a CDS encoding serine hydrolase, translating into MHAPMPPRRYHHAVACIAAVAATLVGASSPAAAQPETTLTSEQQAYLDRQVDETFARYHLPGLAVGVIVDGKVAYVRTLGERVAGSGEKIDADTLFKIASNSKAMTTALLGRLVDQGKLRWDDKVTQYLPDFRMYDPWVTREMQVGDLLTHSSGLREGAGDLMLWPEPNDFTRADIIHALRYLKPAYGFRSQYQYDNLLYVVAGELAAAAGGAPYDVLMRREVFAPLGLARCQVGAWQRDEVGNVAQPHGWIDGRNQPIRIDGAQIPASAGDPAGGIRCSLNDLLAWTMNWLAPTPAQLQWLTPAQRVVLQSPHMPIPLPALRRQWDHSHVMAYGYGWRMADVDGQWTVWHTGTLAGMYSELMLLPDRRGGFVLLINGNGGAARTVLGEALLKFFTDPADTRGVAGYAALLDEAAAAKGARSDTALPDSATLPPANPERMAGRLGVYRDPWFGTVSVCAQDGTVHFRADKSPRLAGLVVEDHGRYLVRWDDRSIDPDAWLDFHAAAPMRLTLAKRDPHGDVSADYEDLDLTRVGACPASITSSPSTGASPPPHARFTSLQAPLAHARDASVLR; encoded by the coding sequence ATGCACGCACCGATGCCGCCGCGCCGATACCACCACGCCGTCGCGTGCATCGCCGCCGTCGCCGCGACGCTGGTCGGCGCGAGTTCGCCTGCCGCCGCGCAACCGGAGACGACGCTCACGTCGGAACAGCAGGCCTATCTGGACCGCCAGGTCGATGAGACCTTCGCGCGCTATCACCTGCCGGGCCTTGCGGTCGGCGTGATCGTCGATGGCAAGGTCGCCTACGTGCGCACGCTCGGCGAGCGCGTCGCCGGCAGCGGCGAGAAGATCGACGCCGACACGCTGTTCAAGATCGCCTCCAACAGCAAGGCGATGACCACCGCGCTGCTCGGCCGGCTGGTCGACCAGGGCAAGCTGCGCTGGGACGACAAGGTCACCCAGTACCTGCCCGATTTCCGGATGTACGACCCGTGGGTGACGCGCGAGATGCAGGTCGGCGACCTGCTGACGCATTCCAGCGGTCTGCGCGAGGGCGCGGGCGACCTGATGCTGTGGCCCGAGCCCAATGACTTCACGCGCGCCGACATCATCCACGCGCTGCGCTACCTGAAGCCCGCCTACGGTTTCCGCAGCCAATACCAGTACGACAACCTGCTCTACGTGGTCGCCGGCGAGCTTGCCGCCGCCGCGGGCGGCGCGCCCTACGACGTGCTGATGCGCCGCGAAGTGTTCGCGCCGCTCGGCCTCGCACGCTGCCAGGTCGGCGCGTGGCAGCGCGATGAAGTCGGCAACGTCGCCCAGCCGCACGGCTGGATCGACGGGCGCAACCAGCCGATCCGCATCGACGGCGCACAGATACCGGCCAGCGCCGGCGACCCCGCCGGCGGCATCCGCTGCAGCCTGAACGACCTGCTGGCCTGGACGATGAACTGGCTCGCACCCACGCCCGCGCAGCTGCAATGGCTCACGCCCGCGCAGCGCGTCGTGCTGCAATCGCCGCACATGCCGATACCGCTGCCGGCGCTGCGCCGACAATGGGACCACAGCCACGTGATGGCCTACGGCTACGGCTGGCGCATGGCCGACGTCGATGGCCAATGGACGGTGTGGCACACCGGCACGCTGGCCGGCATGTATTCCGAATTGATGCTGCTGCCGGACCGGCGCGGCGGCTTCGTGCTGCTCATCAACGGCAATGGCGGCGCGGCGCGCACCGTGCTCGGCGAGGCGCTGCTCAAGTTCTTCACCGACCCGGCCGACACGCGCGGCGTGGCCGGCTATGCCGCACTGCTGGATGAGGCCGCAGCGGCCAAGGGCGCGCGTTCCGACACGGCCTTGCCCGACAGCGCGACGCTGCCGCCGGCGAACCCGGAACGGATGGCCGGACGTCTGGGCGTCTATCGCGATCCGTGGTTCGGCACGGTGTCCGTCTGCGCGCAGGACGGCACGGTACATTTCCGTGCGGACAAGTCGCCCCGACTCGCCGGCCTCGTCGTCGAGGACCACGGCCGCTACCTGGTGCGCTGGGATGATCGCAGCATCGATCCCGATGCCTGGCTGGACTTCCACGCCGCCGCGCCGATGCGGCTGACCCTGGCCAAGCGTGATCCGCACGGCGATGTCAGCGCCGACTACGAAGACCTCGACCTCACCCGGGTCGGCGCCTGTCCCGCATCCATCACAAGCTCGCCATCGACCGGCGCATCACCGCCGCCGCATGCGCGTTTCACGTCACTCCAGGCACCCTTGGCGCATGCACGCGATGCCTCCGTCCTCCGCTGA
- the otsB gene encoding trehalose-phosphatase — translation MPPSSAEDRLPPPPLPSPGERWALFLDVDGSLLEFADDPAAVIVDPGLCATLDRLHAALGGALALVSGRALADLARLFGDPGWTLIGLHGLERRIDGGAVQRPALDAAAVERMRRETAALAARLGQVQWEDKGVAAALHCRRAPAMLPSLRAAAEALARRLPGYELQPGNLVMEFKPAGMDKGRAVQDLLAVPPFAGRRPVYVGDDLTDEHAFAAVNAAGGISVRVGDRTPSHALFTLPHPAAVQAWLNALLDALNRGAPPDATHPAASR, via the coding sequence ATGCCTCCGTCCTCCGCTGAAGACCGGCTGCCACCGCCGCCGCTACCGTCCCCGGGTGAGCGCTGGGCGCTCTTCCTCGACGTCGACGGCAGCTTGCTCGAATTTGCCGACGATCCCGCCGCGGTCATCGTCGATCCAGGCCTATGCGCCACGCTCGACCGTCTGCATGCCGCACTGGGCGGCGCGCTGGCGCTGGTGAGCGGCCGGGCCCTGGCCGATCTTGCACGGCTGTTCGGCGATCCGGGCTGGACCCTGATCGGCCTGCACGGACTGGAACGGCGCATCGACGGCGGCGCGGTGCAGCGACCGGCCCTCGATGCCGCGGCGGTCGAACGCATGCGCCGGGAGACTGCCGCCCTCGCCGCGCGCCTGGGACAGGTGCAATGGGAGGACAAGGGCGTCGCCGCGGCCCTGCACTGCCGGCGAGCGCCGGCCATGCTGCCCAGCTTGCGCGCGGCGGCCGAGGCCCTGGCCCGACGGTTGCCGGGCTATGAACTGCAGCCGGGCAACCTGGTGATGGAATTCAAGCCGGCCGGCATGGACAAGGGCCGCGCCGTCCAGGATCTCCTGGCCGTGCCGCCGTTCGCCGGCCGCCGACCGGTCTACGTCGGCGACGACCTCACCGACGAGCACGCCTTCGCCGCCGTCAACGCGGCCGGTGGCATCAGCGTGCGGGTCGGCGACCGCACACCCAGTCATGCGCTCTTCACGTTGCCTCATCCGGCCGCCGTGCAGGCTTGGCTGAACGCACTGCTCGACGCGCTCAACCGAGGAGCCCCGCCCGATGCCACCCATCCTGCCGCCTCGCGCTGA
- the otsA gene encoding alpha,alpha-trehalose-phosphate synthase (UDP-forming) — protein MNAAQASGGRLVVVSNRVAMPREVATGGLASAMRAALAERGGLWFGWSGKVTERPQMHRSHEGGIDYVTIDLDRADYCDYYAGFANRALWPLFHYRPDLVDYQRSHLEGYLRVNRLFAQKLAKLLRPDDVLWVHDYHLIPLAAMLRELGVRNRIGFFLHIPLPAAELLIVLPRHRELLGTLASYDLVGLHTVRDLRALENYFLHEIGGAMRPGGRLRAPDGRVFQAGVFPISIDTAAVAQAARDSVKLPAVQQLKESVQDRALIIGVDRLDYSKGLPQRFAAFAQLLEETPELRQQVIYLQIAPPSRSDVPEYRNLRRELERAAGHINGKYATPDWVPIRYVNQSFPHEVLSGYYRAARVGLVTPLRDGMNLVAKEYVASQNPEDPGVLVLSRFAGAAQELGDTLLVNPADLTEVTEALVRALSMSLRERKARWRAMMDVLEKHDLTAWRESFLEALYATRLVQAPSPAQAPAAAPPSAQSAPPAAAPAPRASSSQSKVAKRPLAAPSRRHE, from the coding sequence ATGAATGCTGCGCAGGCTTCCGGCGGCCGGCTGGTGGTGGTGTCCAACCGCGTGGCCATGCCGCGCGAGGTGGCCACCGGTGGCCTGGCCTCGGCCATGCGCGCGGCGCTGGCCGAGCGCGGCGGCCTGTGGTTCGGCTGGAGCGGCAAGGTCACCGAGCGCCCGCAGATGCACCGCAGCCACGAGGGCGGCATCGATTACGTCACCATCGACCTCGACCGCGCCGATTATTGCGACTACTACGCGGGTTTCGCCAACCGCGCGCTGTGGCCGCTGTTCCACTATCGACCGGACCTGGTCGACTACCAGCGCAGCCATCTGGAAGGCTATCTGCGTGTCAACCGGCTGTTCGCGCAGAAGCTCGCCAAGCTGCTGCGGCCCGACGACGTGCTGTGGGTGCACGATTACCACCTGATTCCGCTGGCGGCGATGCTGCGCGAGCTCGGCGTGCGCAACCGCATCGGCTTCTTCCTGCACATTCCCTTGCCGGCCGCCGAGCTTTTGATCGTGCTGCCGCGGCATCGCGAGCTGCTCGGCACCCTGGCCAGCTATGACCTGGTCGGCCTGCACACCGTGCGCGACCTGCGCGCGCTGGAGAACTACTTCCTGCACGAGATCGGCGGCGCGATGCGGCCCGGCGGCCGCCTGCGCGCGCCCGACGGCCGCGTGTTCCAGGCCGGCGTGTTTCCGATCAGTATCGACACCGCGGCGGTCGCGCAGGCCGCCCGCGACTCGGTCAAGCTGCCGGCGGTGCAGCAGCTCAAGGAAAGCGTGCAGGACCGCGCGCTGATCATCGGCGTGGACCGGCTGGACTATTCCAAAGGGCTGCCGCAGCGCTTCGCCGCCTTCGCCCAATTGCTCGAGGAGACGCCCGAGCTACGCCAGCAGGTGATCTATCTGCAGATCGCCCCGCCCAGCCGCAGCGACGTGCCCGAATACCGCAACCTGCGCCGCGAGCTGGAACGCGCCGCCGGACACATCAACGGCAAGTACGCCACGCCCGATTGGGTGCCGATCCGCTACGTCAACCAGTCCTTCCCGCATGAGGTGCTGAGCGGCTACTACCGCGCCGCCCGCGTGGGCCTGGTCACGCCGCTGCGCGACGGCATGAACCTGGTCGCCAAGGAATACGTCGCCAGCCAGAACCCGGAAGACCCGGGCGTGCTGGTGCTGTCGCGCTTCGCCGGCGCGGCGCAGGAGCTCGGCGACACGCTGCTGGTCAATCCGGCCGACCTCACCGAAGTCACCGAGGCGCTGGTGCGCGCGCTGTCGATGTCGCTGCGCGAGCGCAAGGCGCGCTGGCGGGCCATGATGGACGTGCTCGAGAAACACGACCTCACCGCCTGGCGCGAATCCTTCCTGGAGGCGCTCTACGCCACCCGCCTGGTGCAGGCCCCCTCACCCGCGCAAGCGCCTGCCGCCGCGCCGCCTTCGGCTCAGTCCGCGCCGCCCGCTGCAGCTCCGGCGCCGCGGGCATCCTCCAGCCAGAGCAAGGTGGCGAAGCGCCCGCTGGCCGCGCCGTCGCGCCGCCACGAATAG
- the pgeF gene encoding peptidoglycan editing factor PgeF, translating into MSREPAWLEPDWPAPPTVRAVVSTRFGPGVSAPPFDRCNLGDRCGDDPAAVAANRAALVRALGLPRPPHWLTQVHGTAVVDVDRPHEPLPRADAAVSRRPGQPLVILTADCLPVLLCEREGRAIGAAHAGWRGLAAGVLERTVQALGVPPARLLAWLGPCIGQASYEVGEEVRAAFVAGDAGAQQAFAPSRPGHWWCDLALLARRRLQALGVTAVHGGGFDTRTDARFYSWRRDGAASGRFATLLWLEDARGAGAAAGGAD; encoded by the coding sequence ATGAGCCGGGAGCCGGCATGGCTCGAACCCGATTGGCCGGCGCCGCCGACGGTGCGCGCGGTGGTGAGCACGCGCTTCGGGCCGGGCGTGTCCGCGCCGCCCTTCGACCGCTGCAATCTCGGCGACCGCTGCGGCGACGATCCGGCCGCGGTCGCGGCCAACCGCGCCGCGTTGGTGCGCGCGCTCGGCCTGCCGCGGCCGCCGCACTGGCTGACCCAGGTGCACGGTACCGCCGTGGTCGATGTCGATCGTCCGCACGAGCCCTTGCCGCGCGCCGATGCCGCGGTGAGCCGGCGGCCGGGTCAGCCGCTCGTCATCCTCACCGCCGACTGCCTGCCGGTGTTGCTGTGCGAACGTGAGGGCCGCGCGATCGGCGCCGCCCATGCCGGCTGGCGCGGGCTGGCCGCCGGCGTGCTCGAACGCACCGTGCAGGCGCTGGGCGTGCCGCCGGCGCGTCTGCTCGCCTGGCTCGGGCCCTGCATCGGCCAGGCGTCCTACGAAGTGGGCGAGGAGGTGCGCGCGGCGTTCGTCGCCGGCGATGCCGGGGCGCAGCAGGCCTTCGCGCCGTCGCGTCCCGGCCACTGGTGGTGCGATCTCGCGCTGCTGGCCCGGCGCCGGCTGCAGGCGCTGGGCGTGACCGCCGTCCACGGCGGCGGCTTCGACACCCGCACGGATGCGCGGTTCTATTCGTGGCGGCGCGACGGCGCGGCCAGCGGGCGCTTCGCCACCTTGCTCTGGCTGGAGGATGCCCGCGGCGCCGGAGCTGCAGCGGGCGGCGCGGACTGA